In a single window of the Nicotiana tomentosiformis chromosome 8, ASM39032v3, whole genome shotgun sequence genome:
- the LOC138897993 gene encoding uncharacterized protein, whose product MDHFLLAKTQAVCAAEFESLKQGRMNVWEYHMEFARMSKYAIHILPTMEARVRRFMQDLSPLVVNEAATAALNSDMNYGKMVAFDQATEDRKLKNRREHEGNSKARTTGNLGGFSGGGRSAFRERSSGKSQSFAQSSMSAQPSGPSQGNMGPHQQGRPGGRFQQQWRPTCPKCGRIHVGVYFMDLPICYGCGVRGHIQRDCR is encoded by the coding sequence atggatcatttcttgcttgCCAAGACTCAGGCGGTctgtgccgctgagtttgagagcctgaagcagggtagaatgaatgtgtgggagtaccatatggagttcgcgcgcatgtccaagtatgctattcacatattgcccactatggaggctagggtGCGTCGGTTTATGCAGGATCTTAGCCCCTTGGTtgttaatgaggccgctacagctgccttgaattctgatatgaactatgggaaaatggtGGCGTTTGATCAAGCTACAGAGGATCGTAAGCTGAAAAATAGAAGGGAGCATGAGGGTAACAGCAAGGCCCGGACCACGGGCAACTTGGGTGGTTTttctggtggtggtaggtcggcatttagGGAAAGGTCATCAGGGAAATCTCAGTCATTTGCTCAGTCTTCAATGAGTGCACAGCCATCcgggcccagtcagggcaacatgggaccccaccagcagggtcggcctggagggagattccagcagcagtggAGGCCcacatgccctaagtgtgggaggatacacgTTGGGGTCTacttcatggacctacctatatgctacGGGTGCGGTGTGAgaggtcacattcagagggattgccgctAG